A stretch of Paludisphaera borealis DNA encodes these proteins:
- a CDS encoding CRTAC1 family protein, whose product MRWTTRLGLASRDAGRIGAWGFAVMLAAVAGCGSPDASGEPGNTKGAQSPVAAADAKSSPLGSLATSKPRTKAVSSIEGDRMSVLTTSVTLTKQTEPSPFRFAEVAREWGVDFTHFSGTQHEKHFPTANGSGVAVFDYDGDGLLDIYFASATLLPLGTGEKGPNRLYKNLGGGRFEDATERSGLGFRGYCHGIIVGDIDNDGDRDVFLCNYDHNKLYLNNGDGTFKDISKSAGIDVYGWSSGGAMLDYDNDGFLDIYVANYGIWKYPEDHHNVGDAAKQIWLYSSPRTIKTTKHFFYHNNGNGTFTDVYDHVITVEKEEVTGQKEVVDPKTGSKTMVDVVVKKRVPNPRADAHGFGVVAADLNDDGLIDLYVANDMTPNYLFLNRGDGTFDDVSEASGAAYDYNGTAQSGMGVDAEDVDGDGLPELYVTNFANEYNTLYQNFGKGVFFDNTAFFGMASDTMPFVGWGTGLFDFDKDGWPDAFVTNGHVDDNRKLLNQPVEYEEIPLLFRNLEGKRFRLSTRDVGPYFDQKHVGRGAAFGDLDNDGDVDIVINEKDRHAAVLRNDTPTKNHWVRLALQGTKSNRDAVGTLVMVDNGKRIICRQVKGGVSLESANDPRLLIGVGANPIKKMTIVWPSGIVTELADVALDQEHKVVEPKDQKPSWPYGEPRVRKLIPPVSIPASKAKTAEKPAEKSPASK is encoded by the coding sequence ATGCGTTGGACGACTCGCTTGGGTCTGGCGTCGCGCGACGCTGGACGGATCGGCGCTTGGGGATTCGCGGTGATGCTGGCCGCGGTCGCCGGCTGCGGCTCTCCCGACGCCTCGGGAGAGCCCGGCAACACAAAAGGCGCACAGTCACCGGTCGCGGCGGCCGACGCCAAGTCGTCCCCGCTCGGTTCGTTAGCCACTAGCAAACCGCGGACCAAGGCCGTCTCGTCGATCGAGGGGGACCGGATGTCGGTCCTGACGACCTCGGTCACGCTGACGAAACAGACCGAGCCCAGCCCGTTCCGATTCGCGGAAGTCGCGCGCGAATGGGGCGTCGATTTCACCCACTTCTCGGGCACGCAGCACGAGAAGCACTTTCCGACGGCCAACGGCTCGGGCGTCGCGGTCTTCGACTACGACGGCGACGGCCTGCTCGACATCTATTTCGCGTCGGCGACCTTGCTCCCTTTGGGGACGGGTGAGAAGGGGCCCAACCGGCTCTACAAGAACCTCGGCGGCGGACGCTTCGAGGACGCCACCGAGCGGTCGGGCCTGGGCTTTCGCGGCTACTGCCACGGGATCATCGTCGGCGACATCGACAACGACGGCGACCGCGACGTCTTCCTGTGCAACTACGATCACAACAAGCTCTATCTCAACAACGGCGACGGCACCTTCAAAGATATCAGCAAGTCGGCCGGGATCGACGTCTACGGCTGGTCGTCCGGCGGCGCGATGCTCGACTACGACAACGACGGCTTCCTCGACATCTACGTCGCCAACTACGGCATCTGGAAGTATCCCGAGGACCACCACAACGTCGGTGACGCCGCGAAGCAGATCTGGCTCTACTCGTCGCCTCGCACGATCAAGACGACCAAGCATTTCTTCTATCACAACAATGGAAACGGCACGTTCACCGACGTCTACGACCACGTCATCACGGTCGAAAAAGAGGAAGTGACCGGTCAGAAGGAAGTGGTCGACCCCAAGACCGGCTCGAAGACGATGGTCGACGTCGTGGTCAAGAAGCGCGTGCCCAACCCCCGGGCCGACGCGCACGGCTTCGGCGTGGTCGCGGCCGACCTCAACGACGACGGCCTGATCGACCTCTACGTGGCCAACGACATGACCCCGAACTACCTGTTCCTCAACCGCGGCGACGGCACGTTCGACGACGTCTCGGAAGCTTCGGGGGCGGCGTACGACTACAACGGCACGGCCCAGTCGGGCATGGGGGTCGACGCCGAGGACGTCGACGGCGACGGCCTGCCCGAGCTGTACGTCACCAACTTCGCCAACGAATACAACACCCTCTACCAGAACTTCGGCAAGGGGGTCTTCTTCGACAACACGGCCTTTTTCGGGATGGCGTCGGATACGATGCCGTTCGTCGGCTGGGGCACGGGGCTGTTCGACTTCGACAAGGACGGCTGGCCCGACGCCTTCGTGACCAACGGCCACGTCGACGACAACCGCAAACTGCTCAACCAGCCCGTCGAGTACGAGGAGATTCCGCTTCTCTTCCGCAACCTTGAAGGCAAGCGGTTCCGGCTCTCGACCCGCGACGTCGGTCCGTACTTCGACCAGAAGCACGTCGGCCGAGGCGCGGCGTTCGGCGACCTCGACAACGACGGCGACGTCGATATCGTGATCAACGAGAAGGACCGCCACGCCGCCGTCCTCCGCAACGACACGCCGACGAAGAACCACTGGGTGCGCCTCGCCCTCCAGGGGACCAAGAGCAACCGAGACGCCGTGGGGACCCTGGTCATGGTCGACAACGGCAAGCGGATCATCTGTCGGCAGGTCAAGGGGGGCGTGAGCCTCGAATCGGCCAACGACCCCCGGCTCCTGATCGGCGTCGGTGCCAACCCGATCAAGAAGATGACGATCGTCTGGCCGTCGGGGATCGTCACCGAGCTGGCCGACGTCGCGCTCGACCAGGAGCACAAGGTCGTCGAGCCCAAGGACCAGAAGCCGAGCTGGCCGTACGGCGAGCCGCGAGTCCGCAAGCTCATCCCCCCCGTGAGCATCCCGGCTTCGAAAGCGAAGACCGCGGAGAAGCCGGCCGAGAAGTCGCCCGCCTCGAAGTAA
- a CDS encoding M13 family metallopeptidase, with the protein MVGLALVGAVAASKAEASDPAAPRSGVESTGFDKEVRPQDDFFRYVNGGWIKKTEIPPDQARWGSFNKLIDESEANLRAIIEEAAKADAPAGSEARKIGDLFKSFMNEAKADDLGFKPVEADIHRIFAAGGKAEFLRVLASLQREGASGLFGVYVDNDAKQSDRYIVYLGQGGLSLPDESYYRDPKFQPIRDKFVAHIEKIAKLADAPDPKDAAARVLAVETRIAKHHWDRVKRRDRTLTYNKKTLKELQALAPGIDWASYFKAIGAPDLAEVIVSEPDYFTALAKLLDEVPLDDWKIWLAWRVVHDAAPLLSKPFVDENFEFYSKTLSGAPEIRPRWKRGVDLISGAMGEAVGKLYVEKHFPPAAKARMKELVGNLVAAYREDIGTLDWMSPETRKKALDKMGKFTPKIGYPDTWRDYSKLEIKGDDLLGDVRRAEAFEIARNFNKLGKPIDRSEWAMTPHTVNAYYNPSMNEIVFPAAILQPPFFDMNADDAVNYGAIGAVIGHEIGHGFDDQGSKSDGDGNLVNWWTDSDRKEFDARAKMLIDQYSGFEPLQLPGQKVNGALTIGENIGDLGGLTIAYKAYKRSLDGKEAPVIDGLTGDQRFFLGWAQAWRGKIRDADLARRLATDPHSPAEFRCNGVLRNMPEFYAAFGVKEGDKLWLPPAERVRIW; encoded by the coding sequence ATGGTCGGCCTGGCGCTCGTCGGCGCCGTCGCCGCGTCGAAGGCCGAGGCGAGCGACCCCGCCGCCCCCCGGTCGGGAGTCGAGAGCACCGGCTTCGACAAGGAAGTGCGTCCCCAGGACGACTTTTTCCGGTACGTCAACGGCGGCTGGATCAAGAAGACCGAGATCCCGCCCGACCAGGCGCGGTGGGGATCGTTCAACAAGCTCATCGACGAGAGCGAGGCCAACCTCCGCGCGATCATCGAGGAAGCCGCCAAGGCCGACGCCCCCGCCGGGTCCGAGGCCCGCAAGATCGGCGATCTGTTCAAGAGCTTCATGAACGAGGCCAAGGCCGACGATCTGGGCTTCAAGCCGGTCGAGGCCGACATCCATCGGATCTTCGCCGCCGGCGGCAAGGCCGAGTTCCTCCGGGTCCTCGCAAGCCTTCAGCGCGAGGGGGCCTCGGGCCTCTTCGGCGTCTACGTCGACAACGACGCCAAGCAGTCCGACCGCTACATCGTGTATCTCGGCCAGGGCGGGCTCAGCCTCCCCGACGAGTCGTACTACCGTGACCCGAAATTCCAGCCGATCCGCGACAAGTTCGTCGCCCACATCGAGAAGATCGCCAAGCTCGCCGACGCCCCGGATCCGAAGGACGCCGCCGCCCGCGTGCTCGCCGTCGAGACCAGGATCGCCAAGCACCACTGGGACCGCGTCAAGCGCCGCGACCGGACCCTGACCTACAACAAGAAGACCCTCAAGGAGCTTCAAGCGCTGGCGCCGGGGATCGACTGGGCGTCGTACTTCAAGGCCATCGGCGCGCCCGACCTCGCCGAAGTGATCGTCTCCGAGCCCGACTACTTCACCGCGCTCGCCAAGCTGCTCGACGAAGTCCCGCTCGACGACTGGAAGATCTGGCTGGCCTGGCGCGTCGTCCACGACGCCGCCCCGCTGCTGAGCAAGCCGTTCGTCGACGAGAACTTCGAGTTCTACAGCAAGACCCTCTCGGGTGCTCCCGAGATCCGCCCGCGATGGAAGCGGGGCGTAGATCTGATCTCGGGCGCGATGGGCGAGGCCGTGGGCAAGCTCTACGTCGAGAAGCACTTCCCGCCGGCCGCCAAGGCCCGGATGAAAGAACTGGTCGGCAACCTGGTCGCGGCCTACCGCGAAGACATCGGCACGCTCGACTGGATGAGCCCCGAGACCCGCAAGAAAGCCCTCGACAAGATGGGCAAGTTCACCCCCAAGATCGGCTACCCGGACACGTGGCGCGATTACTCCAAGCTGGAGATCAAGGGCGACGACCTGCTGGGCGACGTCCGGCGCGCCGAGGCGTTCGAGATCGCCCGCAATTTCAACAAGCTCGGCAAGCCGATCGACCGCTCCGAGTGGGCGATGACGCCGCACACGGTCAACGCCTATTACAACCCGTCGATGAACGAGATCGTCTTCCCCGCCGCGATCCTCCAGCCGCCGTTCTTCGACATGAACGCCGACGACGCGGTGAACTACGGCGCGATCGGCGCGGTGATCGGCCACGAGATCGGCCACGGGTTCGACGACCAGGGGTCGAAGTCCGACGGCGACGGCAACCTGGTCAACTGGTGGACCGACTCCGACCGCAAGGAGTTCGACGCCCGCGCCAAGATGCTCATCGACCAGTACAGCGGGTTCGAGCCGCTCCAACTCCCCGGCCAAAAGGTCAACGGAGCACTCACGATCGGCGAGAACATCGGCGACCTCGGCGGCCTCACGATCGCCTACAAGGCGTACAAGCGGTCGCTCGACGGCAAGGAAGCCCCGGTGATTGACGGCCTGACGGGCGACCAGCGGTTCTTCCTCGGCTGGGCCCAGGCCTGGCGTGGCAAGATCCGCGACGCCGACCTGGCGCGTCGGCTCGCCACCGACCCGCACTCGCCCGCCGAGTTCCGCTGCAACGGCGTGCTCCGCAACATGCCCGAGTTCTACGCCGCGTTCGGCGTCAAAGAAGGGGACAAGCTCTGGCTGCCCCCCGCCGAGCGGGTTCGGATCTGGTGA
- a CDS encoding ThuA domain-containing protein has protein sequence MIRKLFIGLSALGLSALLAAPAEAADTAKIVLIAGNPSHGPGDHEFNAGCKLLAKCLKEIPGVEPVVVTGGWPKDESVFDGAKALVFFMDGGGGHPAVQPGRLDKLQKLVDKGVGLAFFHYAVEVPKGEAGDKFLDWIGGYYETGYSTNPHWKAQIETLPRHPITSGVKPFAISDEWYFNIRFRPEGKGVTPILVAKPDDLTREGVSASPRGPYKHIVEAKGREEVLAWAVERPDGGRGFGFTGAHAHKNWGDPNFRKLGLNAILWTAGLDVPADGAHSEVTAEELKENVDPKK, from the coding sequence ATGATCCGGAAGCTATTCATCGGCTTGTCGGCCCTCGGCCTGTCAGCGCTGCTCGCCGCGCCGGCCGAGGCCGCCGACACCGCCAAGATCGTCCTGATCGCCGGCAACCCGAGCCACGGCCCCGGCGACCACGAGTTCAACGCGGGCTGCAAGCTGCTGGCCAAGTGCCTGAAGGAAATCCCGGGCGTCGAGCCCGTCGTGGTCACGGGCGGCTGGCCCAAGGATGAATCGGTCTTCGACGGCGCCAAGGCGCTCGTCTTCTTCATGGACGGCGGCGGCGGTCATCCGGCCGTCCAGCCCGGCCGCCTCGACAAGCTCCAGAAGCTCGTCGACAAGGGCGTCGGCCTGGCCTTCTTCCACTACGCGGTCGAAGTCCCCAAGGGCGAGGCCGGCGACAAGTTCCTCGACTGGATCGGCGGCTACTACGAGACCGGCTACTCCACCAACCCGCACTGGAAGGCCCAGATCGAGACGCTGCCCAGACACCCGATCACGAGCGGGGTCAAGCCGTTCGCGATCAGCGACGAGTGGTACTTCAACATCCGGTTCCGTCCCGAGGGAAAAGGCGTGACGCCGATCCTCGTCGCCAAGCCCGACGACCTGACCCGCGAAGGCGTTTCCGCCTCGCCGCGCGGCCCGTACAAGCACATCGTCGAGGCCAAGGGCCGTGAAGAAGTCCTCGCCTGGGCCGTCGAACGGCCCGACGGCGGACGCGGCTTCGGCTTCACCGGCGCCCACGCCCACAAGAACTGGGGCGATCCGAACTTCCGCAAGCTCGGCCTCAACGCCATCCTCTGGACCGCCGGCCTCGACGTCCCCGCCGACGGCGCCCATTCCGAAGTCACCGCCGAGGAACTCAAGGAGAACGTCGACCCGAAGAAGTAA
- a CDS encoding Gfo/Idh/MocA family protein: MTDPNRRVFLKASTAATAGLGFLGNAHARGNDVIKVGLVGCGGRGSGAADNICEAAGTSYNIKIHALGDVFEDHLKNCREGIKNSPNSKEKYDVADDRCFVGLDAYKKVIEVSDLVILATPPGFRPGHIEAVIKAGKNLFTEKPVAVDGTGIRRVLAAADEAKAKKLAVVAGTQRRHQPGYLESMKRIHEGAIGDVVGGQVYWNQGNIWAHKRQPGWSDVEYQIHNWYHFLWLCGDHFVEQHVHNLDVANWAIGAHPVRAVGMGGRQVPGGPEHGQSYDHFAVDYEYPNEVHVMSMARQIEGCENNVSETIVGSAGRFQSNGYRFSGKDKSRVRVNDGNAYVHEHVHLLESIVSGNPLNELKQVAESTLTAIMGRMSAYTGKAVTWEQALESKLDTFPKHLDIKGSLEEPPLPRPGVTELI, encoded by the coding sequence ATGACCGATCCCAATCGTCGCGTCTTCCTTAAGGCTTCGACCGCGGCCACGGCCGGGCTGGGCTTCCTCGGCAACGCGCACGCCCGCGGCAACGACGTCATCAAGGTCGGCCTGGTCGGCTGCGGCGGTCGGGGCAGCGGTGCCGCCGACAACATCTGCGAGGCCGCCGGCACCAGCTACAACATCAAGATCCACGCCCTCGGCGACGTCTTCGAGGACCATCTCAAGAACTGTCGCGAGGGCATCAAGAACAGCCCCAACTCGAAAGAGAAGTACGACGTCGCCGACGACCGTTGCTTCGTCGGCCTCGACGCCTACAAGAAGGTCATCGAGGTTTCGGACCTGGTGATCCTGGCGACCCCGCCGGGCTTCCGTCCGGGCCACATCGAGGCCGTCATCAAGGCCGGCAAGAACCTGTTCACCGAGAAGCCGGTCGCCGTCGACGGCACCGGCATCCGCCGGGTCCTCGCCGCGGCCGACGAAGCCAAGGCCAAGAAGCTGGCCGTCGTTGCCGGCACCCAGCGCCGGCACCAGCCCGGCTATCTTGAGAGCATGAAGCGAATCCACGAAGGTGCCATCGGCGACGTGGTCGGCGGCCAGGTCTACTGGAACCAGGGGAACATCTGGGCCCACAAGCGCCAGCCCGGCTGGAGCGACGTCGAGTACCAGATCCACAACTGGTATCACTTCCTCTGGCTCTGCGGCGACCACTTCGTCGAGCAGCACGTCCACAACCTCGACGTCGCCAACTGGGCCATCGGCGCCCACCCCGTCCGCGCCGTGGGCATGGGCGGACGCCAGGTGCCCGGCGGCCCCGAGCACGGCCAGAGCTACGACCACTTCGCCGTCGACTACGAGTACCCCAACGAAGTCCACGTGATGTCGATGGCCCGCCAGATCGAAGGCTGCGAGAACAACGTGTCGGAGACCATCGTCGGCTCCGCCGGTCGGTTCCAAAGCAACGGCTACCGGTTCAGCGGCAAGGACAAGTCGCGCGTCCGCGTCAACGACGGCAACGCCTACGTCCATGAGCACGTCCACCTGCTCGAAAGCATCGTCTCGGGCAACCCGCTCAACGAGCTGAAGCAGGTCGCCGAGAGCACGCTGACGGCGATCATGGGCCGGATGTCGGCCTACACCGGCAAGGCCGTGACCTGGGAGCAGGCGCTTGAGTCGAAGCTCGACACTTTCCCCAAGCACCTCGACATCAAGGGAAGCCTTGAGGAGCCCCCGCTCCCCCGCCCGGGCGTCACCGAGCTGATCTGA